In the genome of Cuculus canorus isolate bCucCan1 chromosome 28, bCucCan1.pri, whole genome shotgun sequence, one region contains:
- the RFX5 gene encoding LOW QUALITY PROTEIN: DNA-binding protein RFX5 (The sequence of the model RefSeq protein was modified relative to this genomic sequence to represent the inferred CDS: inserted 1 base in 1 codon; deleted 1 base in 1 codon), with translation MVVGICLQGPCGMWFSACSSLPRLGLSTQLWHRIVGAQGSPECGENELLLPMRAGSLWLSALWCPALGITLTAGCLCGVQKGMGTMTSSGAPSSGSGREWGSLQXALGTVVPPWSVLKAFVSVPHSKSVQKKVDAILQDVQKFSDSEKLYLYLQLPSGPSLGEKSSSLDLSSLSTAEYMHACNWIRNHLEEHTDTCLPKQDVYDAYKRYCDSLCCRPLSTANFGKIIREIFPNIKARRLGGRGQSKYCYSGIRTKTVVSLPPLPSLDLKVTETQSELTDLVQSYSSEVMEAACALTCDWAEKILKRSFNNIVEVAQFLIQQHIISSRSAHADLVMAMVVSESTEKLPRESQSLMTAKKSGLEPSESGDRSQGQMKKDSGPKSPGPPRPEKKKPLEPPRVASSPQVKALVARLPLLLPRVPQAERPTAPSAAAIRSSPPVLAPKITAAPLGGTVKVALPLPVGTASPSLPLGLASAGTGPAGLLSQQAAVPVLNVLLPSVRVPAAEGPANPWSAGGSEGPGPQDSQRPKATKRSLELPGDATPQKRRRGRPRKRPEEAGPGEMAELGPRVAAGTDGGGSPGATSPLGDSPARGSQPTQVSVIHDGRSSAKVTSGHEPALQITAAQRSSGEAGSPLSDTRGPPEDEELPHIPHDGQTQAGTCPGAATPQRSDTSANVPTSRGGSPRWAGLCSHPGT, from the exons atggTTGTAGGGATTTGCCTGCAGGGACCCTGTGGGATGTGGTTTTCTGCCTGCTCTTCTCTCCCTAGACTAGGGTTGAGCACGCAGCTCTGGCACAGGATTGTGGGTGCACAGGGAAGCCCCGAGTGTGGGGAGAATGAGCTGCTCTTACCCATGCGTGCAGGCAGCCTTTGGCTCTCAGCACTCTGGTGTCCTGCTCTCGGCATCACC CTCACAGCAGGGTGCCTGTGTGGGGTCCAGAAAGGCATGGGGACGATGACGTCCTCAGGAGCCCCCAGCAGCGGCTCTGGCAGGGAGTGGGGCAGCTTGC GTGCTCTGGGTACTGTGGTGCCACCCTGGTCTGTGCTAAAGGCTTTTGTCTCTGTCCCACACAGCAAATCCGTGCAGAAGAAAGTCGACGCCATCCTG CAAGATGTGCAGAAGTTCTCCGACAGCGAAAAACTCTACCTCTACCTCCAACTGCCGTCAGGGCCAAGCCTTGGGGAGAAGAG CAGTAGCCTGGACCTCAGCTCACTGAGCACAGCCGAGTACATGCATGCGTGCAACTGGATCCGGAACCACCTGGAGGAGCACACAGACACCTGCCTGCCCAAGCAGGACGTCTACGATGCCTACAA GCGATACTGCGATAGCCTCTGCTGCCGCCCTCTGAGCACCGCCAACTTCGGCAAGATCATCCGGGAGATCTTCCCAAACATCAAAGCCCGGCGGCTGGGAGGCCGAGGACAGTCCAAATA CTGCTACAGTGGGATCCGGACAAAGACAGTGGTCAGCTTGCCGCCCTTGCCCAGCCTGGACCTCAAAGTGACAGAGACC CAGTCGGAGCTGACAGACCTGGTGCAGTCCTACAGCAGCGAGGTGATGGAGGCAGCCTGCGCCCTGACTTGCGACTGGGCAGAGAAGATCCTCAAACGCTCCTTCAACAACATTGTGGAGGTGGCCCAGTTCCTTATCCAGCAGCATATCATCAGCTCCCGCTCTGCCCACGCTGACCTGGTCATGGCCATGGTGGTTTCAG AGAGCACGGAGAAGCTCCCCCGGGAGAGTCAGTCCCTGATGACAGCAAAGAAGAGTGGCCTGGAGCCCTCGGAAAGCGGTGACAGGAGCCAGGGGCAG ATGAAGAAGGATAGTGGCCCCAAGTCTCCTGGGCCACCTCGACCCGAGAAGAAGAAGCCCCTAGAGCCCCCCAGAGTGGCCAGCAGCCCCCAGGTGAAAGCCCTAGTTGCCCGcctgcccctgctcctgccccgTGTCCCGCAAGCAGAGCGACCCACGGCACCCAGTGCCGCGGCCATCCGCTCCTCCCCTCCTGTCCTGGCCCCCAAAATCACAGCCGCTCCTCTTGGGGGTACAGTCAAGGTGGCTTTGCCGCTGCCGGTGGGCACAGCCTCCCCGTCCCTGCCACTGGGGCTGGCCTCAGCGGGCACCGGGCCAGCGGGGCTGCTGAGCCAGCAAGCCGCCGTGCCCGTCCTCAACGTGCTGCTGCCCAGCGTGCGTGTCCCTGCAGCCGAGGGCCCTGCCAACCCCTGGAGCGCAGGGGGTAGCGAGGGGCCTGGGCCCCAGGACTCACAGCGCCCCAAAGCCACCAAGCGTTCTCTGGAGCTGCCCGGCGATGCCACCCCACAGAAGAGGAGACGTGGGCGGCCAAGGAAGAGGCCGGAGGAAGCTGGTCCAGGCGAGATGGCAGAGCTTGGCCCCAGGGTGGCTGCGGGCACTGATGGCGGTGGCTCTCCTGGTGCCACCAGCCCCCTTGGGGACAGCCCAGCCAGGGGCTCCCAACCCACCCAGGTCAGCGTCATCCATGATGGCAGGAGCAGCGCCAAGGTCACCAGCGGCCACGAACCAGCACTGCAGATAACAGCAGCGCAGCGGAGCTCAGGGGAAGCCGGCTCCCCTCTGAGTGACACCAGGGGTCCCCCGGAGGATGAGGagctgccccacatcccccacgATGGACAGACGCAGGCAGGGACCTGTCCAGGTGCAGCCACCCCGCAGCGCTCGGACACATCCGCCAATGTCCCCACGTCCCGGGGGGGCTCACCGAGGTGGgcagggctctgctcccaccctGGCACTTAg
- the SELENBP1 gene encoding methanethiol oxidase, with protein MQAGSSLCTIPQRMGSSQEKCGGCGPGFASPLDAMKGPREEIIYVPCIYRNTGRNKPDFLATVDVDPKSPHYCQVIHRLPMPNVGDELHHSGWNTCSSCFGDASKKRNRLVLPSLISARIYVVDVGTDPRAPRLFKVINPEDVFWKCDLGFPHTSHCLGSGEVMISTLGDPAGSGKGGFILLDAETFEIKGTWEKGDKVPPMGYDFWYQPRHNVLISTEWGIPRCLGYGFDPKDLKKGRYGSHLNVWDWTTHTYIQAIDVGEDSAPLEIRFLHNPDAAEGFVGCTISSAIHRFYKTQQGDWAAEKVIQVPSKKVEGWLLPEMPGFITDILISLDDRFLYFSNWLHGDIRQYDISNTRKPKLVGQVFVGGSISKGGPVTVCRDEELQSQPEPFSIKGKRVPGGPQMIQLSLDGKRLYVTTSLYSAWDRQFYPDLIREGSVMLQLDVDTERGGLTVNECFLVDFGKEPDGPCLAHEMRYPGGDCTSDIWV; from the exons ATGCAGGCAGGATCCTCTCTCTGCACCATTCCCCAGCGGATGGGTTCCAGCCAAG AGAAGTGTGGAGGATGTGGTCCTGGCTTTGCTTCACCGCTGGATGCGATGAAAG gTCCTCGGGAAGAGATTATCTACGTGCCCTGCATCTACAGGAACACCGGGAGGAACAAACCTGACTTCCTGGCCACTGTGGATGTTGACCCCAAATCTCCGCACTACTGCCAG GTGATCCACCGCCTGCCCATGCCCAATGTTGGGGATGAGCTGCACCACTCGGGCTGGAacacctgcagcagctgctttggagATGCCTCCAAGAAGCGCAACCGCCTGGTCCTCCCCAGCTTGATCTCCGCCCGCATCTACGTGGTGGATGTGGGAACTGACCCACGAGCACCCAGACTTTTCAAG GTCATCAACCCAGAAGACGTCTTCTGGAAGTGCGACCTAGGCTTCCCCCACACGTCCCACTGCCTGGGCAGCGGTGAAGTCATGATCAGCACCCTGGGAGACCCGGCCGGCAGCGGGAAAG GTGGTTTCATCCTGCTGGATGCGGAGACATTTGAGATCAAGGGGACCTGGGAGAAAGGAGACAAGGTCCCCCCAATGGGCTATGACTTCTGGTACCAGCCACGCCATAATGTCCTGATCAGTACAGAATGGGGAATCCCACGGTGCCTGGGGTACGGGTTTGACCCCAAGGATCTGAAGAAAG GGCGTTACGGCAGCCACCTCAACGTGTGGGACTGGACCACCCACACCTACATCCAGGCCATCGACGTGGGTGAGGACTCAGCCCCCCTGGAGATCCGCTTCCTCCATAACCCCGATGCCGCCGAGGGCTTCGTGGGCTGCACCATCAGCAGCGCCATCCACCGCTTCTACAAGACCCAG CAAGGTGACTGGGCGGCTGAAAAGGTGATCCAGGTTCCCAGCAAGAAGGTGGAGGGATGGCTCCTCCCGGAGATGCCAG GCTTCATCACGGACATCCTCATCTCACTGGACGACCGGTTCCTCTACTTCAGCAACTGGTTGCATGGAGACATCCGCCAGTACGACATCTCCAACACCCGCAAGCCCAAGCTGGTGGGGCAG GTCTTTGTGGGCGGCAGCATCTCCAAGGGTGGCCCTGTCACCGTCTGCAGAgatgaggagctgcagagccagccGGAGCCGTTCTCCATCAAG GGGAAGAGGGTTCCAGGAGGACCTCAGATGATCCAGCTCAGCTTGGATGGGAAGCGGCTCTACGTCACCACCTCGCTCTACAGCGCCTGGGATCGGCAGTTCTATCCTGACCTCATCAG GGAAGGCTCCGTCATGCTGCAGCTGGATGTGGACACGGAGCGGGGTGGCCTGACTGTCAACGAGTGCTTTCTGGTGGATTTTGGGAAGGAGCCAGACGGGCCCTGCCTGGCACATGAGATGCGGTACCCGGGTGGAGACTGCACCTCCGACATCTGGGTTTAG